GTGGCACTGGCAAAATATCTGTCTTTAATTGTAGAATTTATTTTACCATCTGCAGCATCTAATTGAGCTTTTTCTAATACAGCAAATAATCTTCCCAAACGATAAGGAATATTTGTGTTTTGCTCATTTAAACTCACAGTAATAACTCCCTCCGTCTCTTTATTGTTTTTTCTAGCCTTTCTTAATAAATAAGCTTTGATAAATCCTACTCTAATGTAGTTGACATCTTTTTCTATTTTTACTCTATTTAATATCGCAACATACATGCCTATTGGATAATTATCACCTTTTAAAATACTTTCTAAAAGGTTACTAGTTAAGCTGGCAGAAATTTTTTCATTTTTAGATTTTTTAGGTATCGTTTCAGATAACAACCTATATATTGAAATATTCCCTTTATAGGTATCACTTTTTATAATTTCCATGTCTTGTTGATGTTGCCAAACCCTATTGACTATATCTCCAAAATTATCCTTAAGCCATAACCTAACAGATACTCTAGCATTACTAGGAGTTAAACCTAAAATATTAAAAGTTATATTTTCATCTTTTTCTATGTTTTTACCTTGAGTTAAGGCATTTATCGAATCTCTTACATATTCAACTGCTGAAACTTGATAATTGTTTTCAGATTTAACTGTTCCTGGGGATAATAACTCTTGGAATAAATTTTCATGCTTACCTGATTTTTTATTTGCCCAAAATACTAAAGTAAAGTCTTCAATTATGATTTTATGCCTTTCATTATTAACCATAAAATTTAGTGCCGATGCATAACTAAAAGCAGCCTTTTTGCCAATAGGTGAATTAAAGCTTTGTTTTTTATTATAAGACTCATATGCGTCATCATTAAAACTTATCAAAGATGCTCCAGCACTATTTGTTCCTTTAACACCTGTTATTTTAGGATGTACCCGTTCTATTATATCCTCTACTCCATTTACTAGACATTGACCTAAAGAGCCTTCTTTTAAAAATTGTTGGTTATAATATCTCTCCCATTGAGCTAGTATTTCTTCATCTTCATGAAGATAACCTAATTCTCCATCTATTCGAAATACAATATTACCATTATATTTTTCTAAAATATCTTGTTTACTTTTTATTACATCATTATTTAAAGCCTCGTCAGTTTTCCAGTTTTCTAAAAAAGCTAATAATGCTTGGGCTTTTTTATTATCTAAACCTTTTAATATCTCTTCATGAAGTTTTTTAAAAGCAGAAAAATAATTAAATTTAGCAGTATATGGTTTCTTATCAAAACTCCACCCAAAAACATATTCACTTTTATCCCATAAGAAGTATGGTGAAATTTTACTACCACTACGTACTGTTTGCTCAGGTACAATCATATTTTCAAAACTCTTAGGATTGTCAGTTAAAGGAACAATATCTAATAATTCTCCTTTTCCTGAAATTATAGCAACAAGTTTTACTTTTACGATACTATATCCTAACCTCGGTATATCTATTTCTTTGTCTGTTGAAAGTAAGTTATAAAATTCAACTAAAGATTGTATTATCAAAAAGTATTCACCTCCTTTGTCAAATCAATAACTCCTTTTCTCATTTGAGCCCTAAAAAATTTAGGTGTAAAATTATTCTCATAATCAATATCATAAAGCATCCATCCTAAATCTATTACATCTTCCCCTTCAGCATAATAGGATTTAGGAAGTTCTCCTTCTAATAATTCAAAATGGGCTGAAAACTCCCTGCATCCTAGGTAAGGTCTATGATAACACTGTCCTTTCCTAGCCCTTCTTAAAAAAATATTATAATGTTTCTCTTGTGTATCATCAGGTCCTTTTTGATCTGTCATTTCAAAATGGGCTTCTATTACATAAAAAACTCTTTTTAATAATAAAGTAGTTCTCTGTGCTCTATTTTCATTAGTGTCTAAATAGATCATTTCTTTACTACCTTTTATAACTTTATTAACTTGTTGTGAAGAAATTCTTTTAGTTACTTCATTTCTTTTAATACCCTCAAACTCGATGGGATTTATAACATGAATCCTATCAATGACCCACTTTATAGCTGGCTTCCAATAAATAGCCTCTAGTATCCCCCTTGCTGCCGATGGTGTAATTACATCATAACTAACCCTTTCAACTTTCATCTCTGACCTTGTAAAGCAAGCATAATCTCCCCAAACCTTTAATTTAAATCCGTAACTCACTTTTTCCCCTCCTTTCTACTAAATATTTAAAAAAGATTTCGTCAACTTTTCATCTACATCAATGACTATTCCTAGATTTTCATCGTAAAAGTGATTAGTATCAGTTAAAACATAATTTTTTAGTTCAGATATATATTCAACACCTCCACTCTCTAACAATTTTTTTAAATCATATTCATAAACATTAACCATATAAGGTTGTAGCATTCTAATAACATCCCTTTTTGAAAAAGATGACTTAAGTAAGGATAA
This region of Anaerobranca californiensis DSM 14826 genomic DNA includes:
- the cas8c gene encoding type I-C CRISPR-associated protein Cas8c/Csd1 encodes the protein MIIQSLVEFYNLLSTDKEIDIPRLGYSIVKVKLVAIISGKGELLDIVPLTDNPKSFENMIVPEQTVRSGSKISPYFLWDKSEYVFGWSFDKKPYTAKFNYFSAFKKLHEEILKGLDNKKAQALLAFLENWKTDEALNNDVIKSKQDILEKYNGNIVFRIDGELGYLHEDEEILAQWERYYNQQFLKEGSLGQCLVNGVEDIIERVHPKITGVKGTNSAGASLISFNDDAYESYNKKQSFNSPIGKKAAFSYASALNFMVNNERHKIIIEDFTLVFWANKKSGKHENLFQELLSPGTVKSENNYQVSAVEYVRDSINALTQGKNIEKDENITFNILGLTPSNARVSVRLWLKDNFGDIVNRVWQHQQDMEIIKSDTYKGNISIYRLLSETIPKKSKNEKISASLTSNLLESILKGDNYPIGMYVAILNRVKIEKDVNYIRVGFIKAYLLRKARKNNKETEGVITVSLNEQNTNIPYRLGRLFAVLEKAQLDAADGKINSTIKDRYFASATSSPRTVFPVLMRLAQHHIAKDEYGYWKDDKIKEILQGIDVLPAHLNLEDQGLFILGYYHQKEAFYQKSKKSE
- the cas5c gene encoding type I-C CRISPR-associated protein Cas5c: MKVERVSYDVITPSAARGILEAIYWKPAIKWVIDRIHVINPIEFEGIKRNEVTKRISSQQVNKVIKGSKEMIYLDTNENRAQRTTLLLKRVFYVIEAHFEMTDQKGPDDTQEKHYNIFLRRARKGQCYHRPYLGCREFSAHFELLEGELPKSYYAEGEDVIDLGWMLYDIDYENNFTPKFFRAQMRKGVIDLTKEVNTF